One Perca flavescens isolate YP-PL-M2 chromosome 9, PFLA_1.0, whole genome shotgun sequence genomic window carries:
- the zap70 gene encoding tyrosine-protein kinase ZAP-70 isoform X2 — MSIDPAAELPFFYGSISRSDAEQHLKLAGMADGIFLLRQCLRSLGGYVLSVVWNLEFHHYSIEKQLNGTYCISGGKPHCGPAELCEFYSKDPDGLVCILKKPCHRSPDTPIRAGVFDNLRENMLREYVKQTWNLEGEAMEQAIISQAPQLEKLIATTAHEKMPWYHGKISRQEGERRLYSGAQPDGKFLVRDREESGTFALSMMYGKTVYHYQILQDKSGKYSMPEGTKFDTIWQLVEYLKMKADGLVTNLGEACVNGKTAGKTPSLPATRRPGTNGYTPPPRDREVLPMDSDVFNPYHNPNEVRKFNIQRTQLLIDELELGSGNFGCVKKGTLTTESGQVDVAIKVLKSDNEKLVQDEMMREAEIMHQLSNPFIVRMLGLCKAENLMLVMEMASAGPLNKFLSTKKDTVTTENIVNLMHQVSMGMKYLEEKNFVHRDLAARNVLLVNQQFAKISDFGLSKALGADDNYYKARTAGKWPLKWYAPECINYHKFSSKSDVWSFGITMWEAFSYGGKPYRKMKGPDVMRFIDSGSRMECPPACPERMYEVMKECWTYKHEERPDFKKVAEYMKSYHYSISNKAKPEEAAAAAAAEPIK, encoded by the exons ATGTCCATTGACCCGGCGGCCGAGCTACCTTTCTTCTACGGCAGCATCAGTCGCTCAGATGCCGAGCAGCACCTAAAGCTGGCCGGGATGGCCGACGGGATCTTCTTGCTGCGACAGTGTCTCCGCAGTCTGGGAGGCTACGTCCTGTCTGTTGTGTGGAACCTGGAGTTTCACCATTACTCCATAGAGAAGCAGCTTAACGGTACTTACTGCATTTCAGGAGGGAAGCCTCACTGTGGGCCTGCAGAACTTTGTGAGTTTTACAGCAAAGACCCTGATGGGCTGGTGTGCATCCTGAAGAAACCCTGTCACCGCTCCCCGGATACACCGATACGTGCCGGCGTCTTTGACAACCTGAGAGAAAACATGCTGAGGGAGTACGTGAAGCAGACCTGGAACTTGGAG GGAGAAGCGATGGAGCAGGCCATCATCAGTCAAGCTCCTCAGCTAGAGAAACTGATCGCCACCACGGCCCACGAGAAGATGCCCTGGTATCacggtaaaatctcccggcAGGAAGGTGAAAGGCGGCTTTACTCTGGAGCACAACCAGATGGAAAGTTTCT agtgagagacagagaggagtcGGGTACTTTCGCTCTCTCCATGATGTACGGGAAAACAGTGTACCACTACCAGATCCTCCAAGATAAATCAGGGAAATATTCAATGCCAGAGGGAACAAAGTTTGACACAATCTGGCAG CTGGTTGAGTACCTGAAGATGAAAGCTGATGGCCTGGTGACTAACCTCGGGGAAGCGTGTGTTAACGGAAAAACTGCTGGAA AGACACCCAGTCTTCCTGCAACA AGGCGGCCCGGCACAAATGGATACACACCGCCACCTCGAG ATCGTGAGGTTTTGCCGATGGACTCCGATGTATTCAACCCATACCACAACCCGAATGAAGTGAGGAAGTTCAACATCCAGAGGACTCAGCTGCTGATAGATGAATTGGAGCTCGGCTCTGGGAACTTTGGCTGCGTCAAGAAAGGAACCCTCACGACTGAATC GGGCCAGGTCGATGTTGCCATTAAAGTGCTGAAGAGTGACAACGAGAAGCTGGTGCAGGACGAGATGATGAGGGAGGCCGAGATCATGCACCAACTGAGCAACCCCTTCATCGTCCGCATGCTGGGACTGTGCAAGGCTGAGAATCTGATGCTGGTCATGGAGATGGCCTCTGCCGGACCTCTCAACAAGTTCCTCTCCACCAAAAA GGATACTGTTACCACGGAGAACATTGTCAATCTGATGCACCAGGTGTCAATGGGAATGAAGTATCTGGAGGAAAAGAACTTTGTGCACAGAGACTTAGCAGCTCGTAACGTCCTGCTGGTCAACCAACAGTTCGCGAAAATCAGTGACTTTGGGCTCTCCAAGGCCCTCGGAGCAGATGACAACTATTACAAG GCTCGTACTGCAGGTAAATGGCCTCTAAAGTGGTACGCTCCAGAATGTATAAACTACCACAAATTCTCCAGTAAAAGTGACGTGTGGAGTTTTGGTATTACCATGTGGGAGGCCTTTTCCTACGGAGGGAAACCTTACAGG AAAATGAAAGGACCAGACGTGATGCGCTTCATTGACAGTGGGAGCCGCATGGAGTGTCCCCCAGCATGTCCAGAGCGAATGTATGAAGTGATGAAAGAATGCTGGACATACAA GCATGAGGAGCGTCCTGACTTCAAGAAGGTTGCAGAGTACATGAAGTCTTACCATTACTCCATATCGAACAAGGCCAAGCCTGAGGAAGCTgcagccgccgccgccgccgagCCTATCAAGTAG
- the mob3a gene encoding MOB kinase activator 3A produces MSMALKQVFNKDRTFRPKRKFEPGTQRFDLHKKAQASLNAGLDLKQAVQLPHGEGLNDWVAVHVVDFFNRINLIYGTISDSCTDQTCPVMSGGPKYEYRWQDEHKYKKPTALSAPKYMSLLMDWIEVQINNENIFPTNVGTPFPKTFMQVAKKILSRLFRVFVHVYIHHFDRVSQMGAEAHVNTCYKHFYYFVTEFNLTDHKELEPLKEMTSRMCH; encoded by the exons ATGTCCATGGCCCTGAAACAAGTCTTCAACAAAGACAGGACATTCCGGCCCAAGCGCAAGTTTGAGCCCGGGACACAGCGCTTCGACCTGCACAAGAAGGCCCAGGCGTCTCTGAACGCAGGGCTAGACCTGAAGCAGGCCGTGCAGCTGCCCCATGGCGAGGGCCTCAACGACTGGGTGGCCGTCCACGTGGTCGACTTCTTCAACCGCATCAACCTCATCTATGGCACCATTAGCGACTCCTGCACCGATCAAACCTGCCCCGTCATGTCCGGTGGGCCCAAGTACGAATACCGCTGGCAGGACGAGCACAAGTACAAGAAGCCGACAGCACTGTCGGCCCCCAAATACATGAGCCTGCTCATGGATTGGATTGAGGTACAAATCAACAATGAGAACATCTTCCCCACCAACGTTG GTACTCCCTTCCCTAAGACCTTCATGCAGGTGGCTAAGAAGATTTTGTCTCGTCTGTTCCGGGTGTTTGTCCACGTCTACATCCACCACTTTGACCGCGTGAGCCAGATGGGGGCCGAGGCTCACGTCAATACCTGCTACAAGCATTTCTATTACTTTGTTACCGAGTTCAACCTCACGGACCACAAAGAGCTGGAGCCTCTG AAAGAGATGACCTCTCGAATGTGTCACTGA
- the zap70 gene encoding tyrosine-protein kinase ZAP-70 isoform X4: MEQAIISQAPQLEKLIATTAHEKMPWYHGKISRQEGERRLYSGAQPDGKFLVRDREESGTFALSMMYGKTVYHYQILQDKSGKYSMPEGTKFDTIWQLVEYLKMKADGLVTNLGEACVNGKTAGKTPSLPATRRPGTNGYTPPPRAPSVLKPDVPTDREVLPMDSDVFNPYHNPNEVRKFNIQRTQLLIDELELGSGNFGCVKKGTLTTESGQVDVAIKVLKSDNEKLVQDEMMREAEIMHQLSNPFIVRMLGLCKAENLMLVMEMASAGPLNKFLSTKKDTVTTENIVNLMHQVSMGMKYLEEKNFVHRDLAARNVLLVNQQFAKISDFGLSKALGADDNYYKARTAGKWPLKWYAPECINYHKFSSKSDVWSFGITMWEAFSYGGKPYRKMKGPDVMRFIDSGSRMECPPACPERMYEVMKECWTYKHEERPDFKKVAEYMKSYHYSISNKAKPEEAAAAAAAEPIK; encoded by the exons ATGGAGCAGGCCATCATCAGTCAAGCTCCTCAGCTAGAGAAACTGATCGCCACCACGGCCCACGAGAAGATGCCCTGGTATCacggtaaaatctcccggcAGGAAGGTGAAAGGCGGCTTTACTCTGGAGCACAACCAGATGGAAAGTTTCT agtgagagacagagaggagtcGGGTACTTTCGCTCTCTCCATGATGTACGGGAAAACAGTGTACCACTACCAGATCCTCCAAGATAAATCAGGGAAATATTCAATGCCAGAGGGAACAAAGTTTGACACAATCTGGCAG CTGGTTGAGTACCTGAAGATGAAAGCTGATGGCCTGGTGACTAACCTCGGGGAAGCGTGTGTTAACGGAAAAACTGCTGGAA AGACACCCAGTCTTCCTGCAACA AGGCGGCCCGGCACAAATGGATACACACCGCCACCTCGAG CACCGTCAGTTTTAAAGCCAGACGTGCCTACAGATCGTGAGGTTTTGCCGATGGACTCCGATGTATTCAACCCATACCACAACCCGAATGAAGTGAGGAAGTTCAACATCCAGAGGACTCAGCTGCTGATAGATGAATTGGAGCTCGGCTCTGGGAACTTTGGCTGCGTCAAGAAAGGAACCCTCACGACTGAATC GGGCCAGGTCGATGTTGCCATTAAAGTGCTGAAGAGTGACAACGAGAAGCTGGTGCAGGACGAGATGATGAGGGAGGCCGAGATCATGCACCAACTGAGCAACCCCTTCATCGTCCGCATGCTGGGACTGTGCAAGGCTGAGAATCTGATGCTGGTCATGGAGATGGCCTCTGCCGGACCTCTCAACAAGTTCCTCTCCACCAAAAA GGATACTGTTACCACGGAGAACATTGTCAATCTGATGCACCAGGTGTCAATGGGAATGAAGTATCTGGAGGAAAAGAACTTTGTGCACAGAGACTTAGCAGCTCGTAACGTCCTGCTGGTCAACCAACAGTTCGCGAAAATCAGTGACTTTGGGCTCTCCAAGGCCCTCGGAGCAGATGACAACTATTACAAG GCTCGTACTGCAGGTAAATGGCCTCTAAAGTGGTACGCTCCAGAATGTATAAACTACCACAAATTCTCCAGTAAAAGTGACGTGTGGAGTTTTGGTATTACCATGTGGGAGGCCTTTTCCTACGGAGGGAAACCTTACAGG AAAATGAAAGGACCAGACGTGATGCGCTTCATTGACAGTGGGAGCCGCATGGAGTGTCCCCCAGCATGTCCAGAGCGAATGTATGAAGTGATGAAAGAATGCTGGACATACAA GCATGAGGAGCGTCCTGACTTCAAGAAGGTTGCAGAGTACATGAAGTCTTACCATTACTCCATATCGAACAAGGCCAAGCCTGAGGAAGCTgcagccgccgccgccgccgagCCTATCAAGTAG
- the zap70 gene encoding tyrosine-protein kinase ZAP-70 isoform X1, with protein MSIDPAAELPFFYGSISRSDAEQHLKLAGMADGIFLLRQCLRSLGGYVLSVVWNLEFHHYSIEKQLNGTYCISGGKPHCGPAELCEFYSKDPDGLVCILKKPCHRSPDTPIRAGVFDNLRENMLREYVKQTWNLEGEAMEQAIISQAPQLEKLIATTAHEKMPWYHGKISRQEGERRLYSGAQPDGKFLVRDREESGTFALSMMYGKTVYHYQILQDKSGKYSMPEGTKFDTIWQLVEYLKMKADGLVTNLGEACVNGKTAGKTPSLPATRRPGTNGYTPPPRAPSVLKPDVPTDREVLPMDSDVFNPYHNPNEVRKFNIQRTQLLIDELELGSGNFGCVKKGTLTTESGQVDVAIKVLKSDNEKLVQDEMMREAEIMHQLSNPFIVRMLGLCKAENLMLVMEMASAGPLNKFLSTKKDTVTTENIVNLMHQVSMGMKYLEEKNFVHRDLAARNVLLVNQQFAKISDFGLSKALGADDNYYKARTAGKWPLKWYAPECINYHKFSSKSDVWSFGITMWEAFSYGGKPYRKMKGPDVMRFIDSGSRMECPPACPERMYEVMKECWTYKHEERPDFKKVAEYMKSYHYSISNKAKPEEAAAAAAAEPIK; from the exons ATGTCCATTGACCCGGCGGCCGAGCTACCTTTCTTCTACGGCAGCATCAGTCGCTCAGATGCCGAGCAGCACCTAAAGCTGGCCGGGATGGCCGACGGGATCTTCTTGCTGCGACAGTGTCTCCGCAGTCTGGGAGGCTACGTCCTGTCTGTTGTGTGGAACCTGGAGTTTCACCATTACTCCATAGAGAAGCAGCTTAACGGTACTTACTGCATTTCAGGAGGGAAGCCTCACTGTGGGCCTGCAGAACTTTGTGAGTTTTACAGCAAAGACCCTGATGGGCTGGTGTGCATCCTGAAGAAACCCTGTCACCGCTCCCCGGATACACCGATACGTGCCGGCGTCTTTGACAACCTGAGAGAAAACATGCTGAGGGAGTACGTGAAGCAGACCTGGAACTTGGAG GGAGAAGCGATGGAGCAGGCCATCATCAGTCAAGCTCCTCAGCTAGAGAAACTGATCGCCACCACGGCCCACGAGAAGATGCCCTGGTATCacggtaaaatctcccggcAGGAAGGTGAAAGGCGGCTTTACTCTGGAGCACAACCAGATGGAAAGTTTCT agtgagagacagagaggagtcGGGTACTTTCGCTCTCTCCATGATGTACGGGAAAACAGTGTACCACTACCAGATCCTCCAAGATAAATCAGGGAAATATTCAATGCCAGAGGGAACAAAGTTTGACACAATCTGGCAG CTGGTTGAGTACCTGAAGATGAAAGCTGATGGCCTGGTGACTAACCTCGGGGAAGCGTGTGTTAACGGAAAAACTGCTGGAA AGACACCCAGTCTTCCTGCAACA AGGCGGCCCGGCACAAATGGATACACACCGCCACCTCGAG CACCGTCAGTTTTAAAGCCAGACGTGCCTACAGATCGTGAGGTTTTGCCGATGGACTCCGATGTATTCAACCCATACCACAACCCGAATGAAGTGAGGAAGTTCAACATCCAGAGGACTCAGCTGCTGATAGATGAATTGGAGCTCGGCTCTGGGAACTTTGGCTGCGTCAAGAAAGGAACCCTCACGACTGAATC GGGCCAGGTCGATGTTGCCATTAAAGTGCTGAAGAGTGACAACGAGAAGCTGGTGCAGGACGAGATGATGAGGGAGGCCGAGATCATGCACCAACTGAGCAACCCCTTCATCGTCCGCATGCTGGGACTGTGCAAGGCTGAGAATCTGATGCTGGTCATGGAGATGGCCTCTGCCGGACCTCTCAACAAGTTCCTCTCCACCAAAAA GGATACTGTTACCACGGAGAACATTGTCAATCTGATGCACCAGGTGTCAATGGGAATGAAGTATCTGGAGGAAAAGAACTTTGTGCACAGAGACTTAGCAGCTCGTAACGTCCTGCTGGTCAACCAACAGTTCGCGAAAATCAGTGACTTTGGGCTCTCCAAGGCCCTCGGAGCAGATGACAACTATTACAAG GCTCGTACTGCAGGTAAATGGCCTCTAAAGTGGTACGCTCCAGAATGTATAAACTACCACAAATTCTCCAGTAAAAGTGACGTGTGGAGTTTTGGTATTACCATGTGGGAGGCCTTTTCCTACGGAGGGAAACCTTACAGG AAAATGAAAGGACCAGACGTGATGCGCTTCATTGACAGTGGGAGCCGCATGGAGTGTCCCCCAGCATGTCCAGAGCGAATGTATGAAGTGATGAAAGAATGCTGGACATACAA GCATGAGGAGCGTCCTGACTTCAAGAAGGTTGCAGAGTACATGAAGTCTTACCATTACTCCATATCGAACAAGGCCAAGCCTGAGGAAGCTgcagccgccgccgccgccgagCCTATCAAGTAG
- the zap70 gene encoding tyrosine-protein kinase ZAP-70 isoform X3, which translates to MSAVKKGEAMEQAIISQAPQLEKLIATTAHEKMPWYHGKISRQEGERRLYSGAQPDGKFLVRDREESGTFALSMMYGKTVYHYQILQDKSGKYSMPEGTKFDTIWQLVEYLKMKADGLVTNLGEACVNGKTAGKTPSLPATRRPGTNGYTPPPRAPSVLKPDVPTDREVLPMDSDVFNPYHNPNEVRKFNIQRTQLLIDELELGSGNFGCVKKGTLTTESGQVDVAIKVLKSDNEKLVQDEMMREAEIMHQLSNPFIVRMLGLCKAENLMLVMEMASAGPLNKFLSTKKDTVTTENIVNLMHQVSMGMKYLEEKNFVHRDLAARNVLLVNQQFAKISDFGLSKALGADDNYYKARTAGKWPLKWYAPECINYHKFSSKSDVWSFGITMWEAFSYGGKPYRKMKGPDVMRFIDSGSRMECPPACPERMYEVMKECWTYKHEERPDFKKVAEYMKSYHYSISNKAKPEEAAAAAAAEPIK; encoded by the exons atgtctgctgtgaaaaag GGAGAAGCGATGGAGCAGGCCATCATCAGTCAAGCTCCTCAGCTAGAGAAACTGATCGCCACCACGGCCCACGAGAAGATGCCCTGGTATCacggtaaaatctcccggcAGGAAGGTGAAAGGCGGCTTTACTCTGGAGCACAACCAGATGGAAAGTTTCT agtgagagacagagaggagtcGGGTACTTTCGCTCTCTCCATGATGTACGGGAAAACAGTGTACCACTACCAGATCCTCCAAGATAAATCAGGGAAATATTCAATGCCAGAGGGAACAAAGTTTGACACAATCTGGCAG CTGGTTGAGTACCTGAAGATGAAAGCTGATGGCCTGGTGACTAACCTCGGGGAAGCGTGTGTTAACGGAAAAACTGCTGGAA AGACACCCAGTCTTCCTGCAACA AGGCGGCCCGGCACAAATGGATACACACCGCCACCTCGAG CACCGTCAGTTTTAAAGCCAGACGTGCCTACAGATCGTGAGGTTTTGCCGATGGACTCCGATGTATTCAACCCATACCACAACCCGAATGAAGTGAGGAAGTTCAACATCCAGAGGACTCAGCTGCTGATAGATGAATTGGAGCTCGGCTCTGGGAACTTTGGCTGCGTCAAGAAAGGAACCCTCACGACTGAATC GGGCCAGGTCGATGTTGCCATTAAAGTGCTGAAGAGTGACAACGAGAAGCTGGTGCAGGACGAGATGATGAGGGAGGCCGAGATCATGCACCAACTGAGCAACCCCTTCATCGTCCGCATGCTGGGACTGTGCAAGGCTGAGAATCTGATGCTGGTCATGGAGATGGCCTCTGCCGGACCTCTCAACAAGTTCCTCTCCACCAAAAA GGATACTGTTACCACGGAGAACATTGTCAATCTGATGCACCAGGTGTCAATGGGAATGAAGTATCTGGAGGAAAAGAACTTTGTGCACAGAGACTTAGCAGCTCGTAACGTCCTGCTGGTCAACCAACAGTTCGCGAAAATCAGTGACTTTGGGCTCTCCAAGGCCCTCGGAGCAGATGACAACTATTACAAG GCTCGTACTGCAGGTAAATGGCCTCTAAAGTGGTACGCTCCAGAATGTATAAACTACCACAAATTCTCCAGTAAAAGTGACGTGTGGAGTTTTGGTATTACCATGTGGGAGGCCTTTTCCTACGGAGGGAAACCTTACAGG AAAATGAAAGGACCAGACGTGATGCGCTTCATTGACAGTGGGAGCCGCATGGAGTGTCCCCCAGCATGTCCAGAGCGAATGTATGAAGTGATGAAAGAATGCTGGACATACAA GCATGAGGAGCGTCCTGACTTCAAGAAGGTTGCAGAGTACATGAAGTCTTACCATTACTCCATATCGAACAAGGCCAAGCCTGAGGAAGCTgcagccgccgccgccgccgagCCTATCAAGTAG